The Brassica napus cultivar Da-Ae chromosome C1, Da-Ae, whole genome shotgun sequence DNA segment atatatatatattttttttttttttttttttaatatgttgcTTGACTTAAACAATCAGTAAATGAGACACAAATCTAGTCCAGTGCAGAAATATGGCACTAATGCATTGGTTGATCGAGCGCGATGATGTTAACATACCAGAGTGACAAAATCCACTCCAccgatgcaatgctcattcaaaGAAGTATCATCACTCTTCcctatttaatgaaaaaaacataaaacgtaAAAGATTAGCAGATGAGAGATCAAAGTGTATCTTATCTGAAGGGACTGAAACCTGAATGGTGGCAATGTTTGTTGTGTCGACAATGATGACACGCCAACCAATTTGGGAATGCAGACGTTGAAAAGTCACAAGTGAAAGAATGGAAGTTATCAACTGTAGCAATAGCGCGATTAATGTTCTCTTTAGTCCTAACGAGGGCCTCACTGCTACAATCGCAAGCGTATACGGTAATGTTCTTGCTTCCACTGCACACAATAAGACGCAAAGATAAGCAGGGAACTGGTTAAGGAAGTAGCTCATAACTTAAGAACAACATAAATCACTATaggtagaagaaaaaaaaatcaagaaaacgGTTGAGAGTTTGAATGAGATACCGTAAAAGTGGAAGGACAGTACTCCCATTACCGCAACCGACTTCCAAGAGTTTAGTGTTTTCGCCACATAAAACTAACTCAGGAAATTCCTTCAACAGATATCTTCTTTCCTGCATGCATTTAGATGAGTCGAGAAGTCGAATAAATCATTCTGCCCAAAATCTAAGACCAATTGATAGGATCCAAATTATCTACACTAATTGATAAGGAATATGAATAGCATCGTcaaattattagtttaaaaaaaggGGTTTGGGAATGGGAAGACCTTGAAGAACTTTCCGGAGGAGTGACGGGAGTGGAAATCTTGCCATGGCTTCGAatcagaagaggagaaggaggaggaaTCTACTAGATGTTGTTCTTGTAGATGGTGGGAGAGAGAAGGATCATTCTCGACCAAATTCTTCACAAACTCCCATTCGAAATCCTTTGAATGATACTCTCCTGCTTCCCCTCCTTTCTCCATCCTCGAGCAACGTTTTGCTCTCTCTCGCCGAAACGGAACCCGACGCAGAAGAGTCGAATTAGGCTGGACATTAATCTATTTTGGACCAATTTGCCAAATTCAggctgcttttttt contains these protein-coding regions:
- the LOC106436855 gene encoding tRNA N(3)-methylcytidine methyltransferase METTL6-like, with amino-acid sequence MEKGGEAGEYHSKDFEWEFVKNLVENDPSLSHHLQEQHLVDSSSFSSSDSKPWQDFHSRHSSGKFFKERRYLLKEFPELVLCGENTKLLEVGCGNGSTVLPLLRGSKNITVYACDCSSEALVRTKENINRAIATVDNFHSFTCDFSTSAFPNWLACHHCRHNKHCHHSGKSDDTSLNEHCIGGVDFVTLIFTLSAVPKERMPRAIKECFAVLKPGGLLLFRDYGLYDMTMLRFEPEKCIGFREYVRSDGTLSYFFCLDTVKKLFTDAEFIEVELENCCVKAVNRRKNKNMYRVWVHGKFQKPFLK